In a genomic window of Streptomyces pristinaespiralis:
- a CDS encoding MarR family winged helix-turn-helix transcriptional regulator: protein MSDEMALLVADVFEAAGALRRLGEHTAQAEGLTQARWQVLSVVSETALTVPQAARRLGVSRQNVQRVANDLVTFGHAAYTANPDHRGSPLLALTPQGQEVLARVTTRASAVHRTLFAALPEEEIGRTRGLLRRLLEELDRREQADGRR from the coding sequence GTGTCCGACGAGATGGCCCTGCTCGTGGCCGATGTGTTCGAGGCCGCGGGGGCGCTGCGCCGGCTGGGCGAGCACACCGCGCAGGCGGAAGGTCTCACCCAGGCCCGCTGGCAGGTGTTGAGCGTGGTCTCCGAGACCGCGCTCACGGTGCCGCAGGCCGCACGCCGCCTGGGTGTCAGCCGGCAGAACGTGCAGCGCGTCGCCAACGATCTCGTGACCTTCGGCCATGCCGCATACACGGCCAACCCCGATCACCGCGGTTCCCCGCTGCTGGCGCTCACCCCGCAGGGCCAGGAGGTCCTGGCCCGCGTCACGACGCGGGCCTCGGCCGTCCATCGCACGCTCTTCGCGGCCCTCCCCGAGGAGGAGATCGGCCGGACGCGGGGCCTGCTGCGCCGGCTGCTGGAGGAGCTGGACCGCCGTGAGCAGGCCGACGGCAGGCGGTGA
- a CDS encoding TetR/AcrR family transcriptional regulator, with protein MVRSSSGTQSRERIVAGAADMISRRGLSATSIREMAKHAEAPLGSTYHYFPEGKQQLAAEAVRHTGEWVARALRKELEAGPAAGLRAFLALWRKIVVDTDFHAGCPVLAVAIEEPPADEVPPALAAAAEVFDRWEGLLADSLREHGADAEQAAQVATLIVAAVEGTVALCRAKRSTEPLDRTAAQLQALIATTISG; from the coding sequence GTGGTCAGGAGCAGCAGCGGTACGCAGTCCCGCGAGCGGATCGTGGCGGGTGCCGCCGACATGATCAGCCGCCGCGGGCTGAGCGCCACGAGCATTCGGGAGATGGCCAAGCATGCCGAGGCGCCGCTCGGATCCACCTATCACTACTTCCCCGAGGGCAAGCAGCAGTTGGCCGCGGAAGCCGTCCGCCACACGGGCGAGTGGGTCGCCCGCGCTCTGCGCAAGGAGCTCGAGGCCGGCCCGGCCGCCGGACTGCGCGCCTTCCTGGCCCTGTGGCGCAAGATCGTCGTCGACACCGACTTCCACGCCGGATGCCCCGTCCTGGCCGTGGCCATCGAGGAACCCCCGGCCGACGAGGTACCGCCCGCCCTGGCGGCCGCGGCCGAGGTCTTCGACCGGTGGGAGGGCCTGCTCGCCGACTCCTTGCGCGAACACGGCGCCGACGCCGAACAGGCGGCGCAGGTCGCCACACTCATCGTCGCGGCCGTCGAGGGCACCGTGGCCCTGTGCCGCGCCAAACGCAGCACCGAACCCCTGGACCGCACCGCGGCACAGCTCCAGGCCCTCATCGCCACCACCATCAGCGGCTGA
- a CDS encoding alpha/beta hydrolase family protein, with translation MRRKPRPLRRELRTAVWALVTVLLVATGLAGVVLWQNSYDMEEQRVSIRHGGHTLNGVLATPKDGRTRHGLVVYIHGDGPVDATHDDGYRPMWEANAEAGYASLSWDKPGVAGAPGDWLAQSMDDRADEAAAAIAWARARPDIDGDRIGLWGASQAGWVLPKVAARTPVSFAIAVSPAVNWLRQGRYNLLAGLRADGASAARTDAEIARSDTVRRLLRRHATFEEYVRTMGGEADGMTAGRWRFISRNHTADATQDLRALRGVPVLLTLAGHDVHVDTADTERVYRAVLDDGGALTVRHHPDATHSLVKQTLEQSELRITLTALFAPRSLFADGFLDGQRQFLDELDRGGSATP, from the coding sequence ATGCGTCGAAAGCCCCGGCCCCTACGGCGCGAACTCCGCACAGCCGTGTGGGCACTTGTCACGGTCCTTCTCGTGGCCACCGGTCTCGCCGGTGTGGTCCTGTGGCAGAACTCCTACGACATGGAGGAACAGCGCGTCTCGATCCGCCACGGCGGCCACACCCTGAACGGCGTCCTGGCCACCCCCAAGGACGGCCGCACCCGGCACGGCCTCGTCGTCTACATCCACGGCGACGGACCCGTCGACGCCACCCATGACGACGGCTACCGGCCCATGTGGGAGGCGAACGCCGAAGCCGGGTACGCCTCCCTGTCCTGGGACAAGCCCGGCGTCGCGGGCGCCCCAGGCGACTGGCTCGCACAGTCCATGGACGACCGGGCCGACGAGGCGGCCGCCGCCATCGCCTGGGCACGCGCCCGCCCGGACATCGACGGCGACCGGATCGGGCTCTGGGGCGCCAGCCAGGCGGGCTGGGTCCTGCCGAAGGTCGCCGCCAGGACGCCCGTGAGCTTCGCCATCGCCGTCTCACCCGCCGTCAACTGGCTCCGGCAGGGCCGCTACAACCTCCTCGCCGGGCTGCGCGCCGACGGCGCGTCGGCAGCCCGCACCGACGCCGAGATCGCCAGGAGCGACACCGTCCGCCGGCTGCTGCGACGCCACGCGACCTTCGAGGAGTACGTCAGGACGATGGGCGGCGAGGCGGACGGCATGACCGCCGGCCGTTGGCGCTTCATCTCCAGGAACCACACCGCCGACGCCACGCAGGACCTCCGAGCCCTGCGCGGCGTACCGGTGCTGCTGACCCTCGCGGGTCATGACGTGCACGTGGACACCGCCGACACGGAACGCGTCTACCGCGCGGTGCTGGACGACGGCGGCGCACTGACCGTCAGGCACCACCCGGACGCGACCCATTCGCTGGTCAAGCAGACCCTCGAGCAGTCGGAGCTCAGGATCACGCTCACCGCGCTGTTCGCCCCCCGCTCGCTCTTCGCGGACGGATTCCTGGACGGCCAACGACAGTTCCTCGACGAACTCGACCGAGGCGGCAGCGCCACCCCGTGA
- a CDS encoding zinc-dependent alcohol dehydrogenase, which translates to MRELTYVARRTVEWREAPDPKVRSAGEAIVAPVAATACDVDSSILAGHGFIDPPFALGHECVAEVTDVGEDVTGVVPGDLVVVPWAVNCGTCAHCRSGLTAHCTSVPHMAMYGAPIGGSWGGLFSDLVRVPYADAMLVPLPAGLDPVAMASASDNWSLSWRLVAPHLRARPGARVLVVARGSIGLYVCDIARAFGASDVLYVDPDAGHRRLAESYGARTAEAIEPVPHGFDVAVEATGRVEQLGLAVRSLAPEGVCESAGNHFRPGELPLLDMYLTGVTLRIARDNVRAHIPDALDLASSGKVAPERVVSHVFDWEQLLDALPEKHLKPVFVRGITPGRASS; encoded by the coding sequence ATGCGTGAACTGACCTACGTCGCGCGGCGGACCGTCGAGTGGCGCGAGGCCCCCGACCCGAAGGTGCGGTCCGCCGGAGAGGCGATCGTCGCGCCGGTGGCCGCCACCGCCTGCGACGTGGACTCCTCCATCCTGGCCGGGCACGGCTTCATCGACCCGCCGTTCGCCCTCGGTCACGAATGCGTGGCCGAGGTCACCGACGTCGGCGAGGACGTGACCGGCGTGGTCCCCGGCGACCTGGTCGTGGTGCCCTGGGCCGTCAACTGCGGTACCTGCGCCCACTGTCGGAGCGGCCTGACCGCCCACTGCACCTCGGTCCCGCACATGGCCATGTACGGCGCGCCGATCGGCGGCAGCTGGGGCGGGCTCTTCTCCGACCTGGTCCGCGTCCCGTACGCGGACGCCATGCTGGTCCCGCTGCCGGCCGGTCTCGACCCGGTCGCCATGGCCTCGGCGAGCGACAACTGGTCCCTGTCCTGGCGCCTGGTCGCCCCGCACCTGAGGGCCCGGCCGGGCGCCCGGGTGCTGGTCGTCGCCCGCGGCAGCATCGGCCTGTACGTGTGCGACATCGCCCGCGCGTTCGGCGCCTCCGACGTCCTCTACGTCGACCCCGATGCCGGGCACCGCCGTCTCGCCGAGAGCTACGGCGCCCGCACGGCCGAGGCGATCGAGCCGGTCCCGCACGGCTTCGACGTGGCCGTCGAGGCCACGGGCCGCGTCGAGCAGCTCGGGCTCGCCGTCAGGTCCCTGGCCCCGGAAGGGGTCTGCGAGTCGGCGGGCAACCACTTCCGCCCCGGTGAACTGCCGCTGCTCGACATGTACCTCACCGGCGTCACCCTGCGCATCGCCCGCGACAACGTCCGCGCACACATCCCCGATGCCCTGGACCTCGCCTCGTCCGGGAAGGTCGCGCCCGAACGCGTCGTCTCCCACGTCTTCGACTGGGAGCAACTGCTCGACGCGCTGCCGGAGAAGCACCTCAAGCCCGTCTTCGTTCGCGGCATCACCCCGGGCCGGGCCTCGAGCTGA
- a CDS encoding hemerythrin domain-containing protein, translating into MPRIDLYRTVHMGQRERLFALAVETGAADTAEPECAGHLAKRCLAMTQELREHADHEDRFIHPLLRERAPEAADALDAEHVRLDAALTALDDRARRLPTTPAGSLPDAQHGLYLAVNELISAYLAHLHAEETVAMPALWDRCSDAELGEVFAAFKASRTPEESLADLRGMLPSLPPAVRTAIVRATLEAAPDDDAGRTLAAVSTTLDPRRRSRLYDDLGAPEAWALVESEREQAH; encoded by the coding sequence ATGCCGAGAATCGATCTGTACCGCACCGTTCACATGGGCCAGCGCGAGCGGCTCTTCGCCCTCGCCGTCGAGACCGGCGCCGCGGACACCGCGGAGCCCGAGTGCGCCGGGCACCTGGCCAAGCGCTGCCTGGCCATGACACAGGAGCTCCGCGAGCACGCCGACCACGAGGACCGCTTCATCCATCCACTGCTGCGGGAGCGGGCGCCGGAAGCGGCCGACGCGCTCGACGCCGAGCATGTGCGCCTCGACGCGGCACTCACCGCACTGGACGACCGGGCACGTCGGCTGCCGACGACACCGGCCGGGTCGCTGCCCGACGCCCAGCACGGCCTCTACCTGGCCGTGAACGAGCTCATCAGCGCCTACCTGGCCCACCTGCACGCGGAGGAGACCGTGGCGATGCCCGCTCTGTGGGACCGCTGCAGCGACGCCGAACTGGGCGAGGTCTTCGCCGCCTTCAAGGCATCCCGCACCCCCGAGGAGAGCCTCGCCGACCTCCGCGGAATGCTGCCGTCCCTGCCGCCCGCCGTCCGGACGGCCATCGTGCGCGCCACCCTGGAAGCCGCGCCGGACGACGACGCGGGCCGCACCCTGGCCGCCGTCTCCACCACCCTCGACCCACGCCGGCGCAGCCGTCTCTACGACGACCTGGGGGCGCCGGAGGCGTGGGCACTTGTGGAGAGCGAAC
- a CDS encoding APC family permease, with translation MSKPPAAAGVPDELRRRLGVPDAVMIGLGAMIGAGIFAALAPAAQAAGSGLLIGLALAAVVAYCNATSSARLAARYPASGGTYVYGRERLGDFWGYLAGWGFIVGKTASCAAMALTVGSYVWPGQAHAVAVAAVVALTVVNYAGVQKSAVLTRVIVAVVLAVLAAVVVAALTSGAFDPARLGIGDDATVGGVLQAAGLLFFAFAGYARIATLGEEVRDPARTIPLAVPVALGITLVVYAAVAVAVLTVLGPEGLARAAAPLSDAARAAGADRLVPVVRAGAALAALGSLLALILGVSRTTLAMARDRHLPHALAAVHPRFKVPHRAELAVGAVVAVLAATADVRGAIGFSSFGVLAYYAVANASAWTLSAEEGRPARIVPVVGLAGCLVLAFALPLSSVISGAVVLALGAAAYAVRRKVAARTS, from the coding sequence ATGAGCAAGCCACCGGCTGCCGCCGGAGTGCCGGACGAGCTGCGTCGGCGGCTCGGGGTGCCGGACGCGGTGATGATCGGCCTGGGGGCGATGATCGGCGCGGGGATCTTCGCCGCCCTGGCCCCGGCCGCGCAAGCGGCCGGCTCCGGGCTGCTGATCGGCCTGGCGCTCGCGGCGGTGGTCGCCTACTGCAACGCCACCTCCTCCGCCCGGCTGGCCGCCCGCTACCCCGCCTCCGGCGGCACGTACGTCTACGGCCGCGAGCGGCTCGGCGACTTCTGGGGCTACCTGGCCGGATGGGGCTTCATCGTCGGCAAGACCGCATCCTGCGCCGCGATGGCGCTGACGGTGGGCTCGTACGTGTGGCCGGGCCAGGCCCATGCCGTCGCGGTCGCCGCGGTGGTGGCGTTGACCGTGGTGAACTACGCCGGGGTGCAGAAGTCCGCCGTGCTGACGCGGGTGATCGTGGCCGTGGTCCTGGCGGTGCTCGCCGCCGTGGTGGTCGCTGCCCTCACCTCCGGCGCCTTTGACCCGGCCCGGCTGGGCATCGGCGACGACGCGACCGTGGGCGGGGTGCTCCAGGCGGCGGGCCTGCTGTTCTTCGCGTTCGCCGGCTACGCGCGCATTGCCACCCTGGGCGAGGAGGTCCGCGACCCCGCGCGCACCATCCCCCTGGCCGTCCCGGTCGCGCTGGGCATCACCTTGGTCGTCTACGCCGCCGTCGCGGTCGCCGTCCTGACGGTCCTCGGCCCGGAAGGGCTGGCGCGGGCCGCGGCCCCCCTGTCGGACGCGGCCCGGGCCGCAGGTGCCGACCGGCTGGTGCCGGTCGTCCGCGCCGGCGCGGCGCTGGCGGCGCTCGGCTCGCTGCTCGCGCTGATCCTCGGCGTGTCCCGCACCACGCTCGCCATGGCCCGGGACCGGCACCTGCCGCACGCCCTGGCCGCGGTGCACCCGAGGTTCAAGGTGCCCCACCGCGCCGAACTCGCGGTCGGCGCGGTGGTGGCGGTGCTCGCCGCGACGGCCGACGTGCGCGGGGCGATCGGGTTCTCCTCCTTCGGCGTGCTGGCCTACTACGCCGTGGCCAACGCCTCCGCCTGGACCCTGAGCGCGGAGGAGGGCCGTCCGGCGCGGATCGTCCCCGTCGTGGGACTGGCCGGCTGCCTGGTCCTGGCGTTCGCCCTGCCGCTGTCCTCGGTGATCTCCGGTGCGGTGGTCCTGGCGCTCGGCGCCGCCGCCTACGCGGTGCGCCGGAAGGTGGCCGCCCGCACCTCCTAG
- a CDS encoding TetR/AcrR family transcriptional regulator: MATEPDRTPAPRRRPLTKDTVLRTALALADEAGTGALTMRKLADRLGVEAMSLYHHVRNKEAILDGMIDLLFGEIELPPTDLPWRTALRRRAVSTRDALIRHPWAIGLMDSRSNPGPATLRHHDAVIGCLRSGGFTIAGAAHAFSVLDSYIYGFTLQELSLPFEPSSGIEDLADSILEQMPGDEFPHLTEMITHHALAPGYTYAAEFDTGLDLVLDGLQRQRETWL; the protein is encoded by the coding sequence GTGGCCACCGAGCCAGACCGCACGCCGGCACCCCGCCGCCGGCCTCTCACCAAGGACACGGTCCTGCGGACGGCGCTCGCGCTCGCGGACGAGGCCGGCACCGGCGCGCTCACGATGCGCAAACTCGCCGACCGGCTCGGCGTCGAAGCCATGTCGCTCTACCACCACGTCCGCAACAAGGAAGCGATCCTCGACGGGATGATCGACCTCCTCTTCGGCGAGATCGAACTCCCGCCCACGGACCTCCCCTGGCGGACCGCGCTACGACGGCGCGCCGTCTCGACACGCGACGCGCTGATCCGCCACCCGTGGGCGATCGGCCTCATGGACTCCCGCAGCAACCCCGGCCCCGCGACCCTGCGCCACCACGACGCGGTCATCGGCTGCCTGCGCTCGGGCGGCTTCACCATCGCCGGCGCCGCGCACGCGTTCTCCGTGCTCGACAGCTACATCTACGGATTCACACTCCAGGAGCTGAGCCTGCCGTTCGAACCGTCCTCAGGCATCGAGGACCTGGCCGACTCGATCCTCGAGCAGATGCCCGGCGACGAGTTCCCCCACCTCACCGAGATGATCACCCACCACGCCCTCGCACCGGGCTACACGTACGCGGCGGAGTTCGACACCGGGCTCGACCTGGTCCTCGACGGACTGCAACGACAGCGCGAAACCTGGCTCTGA
- a CDS encoding NAD(P)-dependent oxidoreductase: MEPIGSQEARRTGPRKRMCVVGASGKLGRYMVRHALDRGYEVVGVCREQSVGKLAEFEGRITVVPGATDDRAVVARAVEGCQAVLTVLVPWGMKRYSSGTARAVLDAAPAGARLVFSCGWHITRDGKDVYTRRLRAFVAVFGRLARLARVADLDDQVEACRQIFASDTEWTVVRGSDLEEGGSQGLPVWSRHVGDPLLASNLTRRVDFALFMVAAAEDDALVREAPAIVGRLTPSALAHARAKNTA; encoded by the coding sequence ATGGAACCGATCGGCTCGCAGGAGGCCCGAAGAACGGGTCCGCGCAAGAGGATGTGCGTCGTGGGCGCGTCCGGGAAGCTCGGGCGGTACATGGTGCGGCACGCGCTGGACCGGGGCTACGAGGTGGTGGGCGTGTGCCGGGAGCAGAGCGTCGGCAAGCTCGCCGAGTTCGAGGGGCGGATCACGGTGGTCCCCGGGGCGACCGACGACCGTGCGGTCGTCGCGCGGGCGGTGGAGGGATGCCAGGCCGTGCTCACGGTGCTGGTCCCGTGGGGGATGAAGCGCTACTCCTCCGGCACGGCCCGGGCCGTGCTGGACGCGGCGCCCGCGGGGGCCCGGCTGGTGTTCTCCTGCGGCTGGCACATCACCCGTGACGGGAAGGACGTGTACACGCGCAGGCTCAGGGCCTTCGTGGCCGTCTTCGGGCGGTTGGCCAGACTGGCCCGGGTGGCGGACCTGGACGACCAGGTGGAGGCGTGCCGGCAGATCTTCGCCAGTGACACCGAGTGGACGGTCGTCCGCGGCAGCGACCTGGAGGAGGGCGGGAGCCAGGGGCTGCCGGTGTGGAGCCGGCATGTCGGTGACCCGCTCCTCGCGAGCAACCTGACCCGTCGCGTGGACTTCGCCCTGTTCATGGTCGCCGCGGCGGAGGACGACGCCCTCGTCCGGGAGGCCCCGGCCATCGTCGGCCGGCTGACCCCGTCGGCCCTCGCCCACGCCCGCGCGAAGAACACGGCCTGA
- a CDS encoding MFS transporter: protein MIVRKGEGHRPGYAAAAVVFAIGMAGTTLPTPLYGLYQQKIGFSELMVTVVFAVYAVAVIAVLLLVGNYSDDVGRRPVLLCAMALSAASAGCFLLETGLPLLFAGRLLSGFAAGLLSGAATAAIIELAGPGQRARAGFAATAANMGGLGCGPLLSGILAQYAARPLELVFWVHIGLVAVAAVIIRFLPETVEHPKRLPPLKPRGVFVPNEVKGVFAPASVAAFAGFSLLGLFTALAPSFVARTLDVHNLAVTGAVVFSVFLASTVGQSLSDRIGSRRALPAGCAVLIVGLLLVAWSLIAESLAVLVAGALCGGAGQGLAFRAALSLVSGAAPAAHRGGTISAFFVVAYTGISLPVVGVGAAARLWDLRTAGLVFAGCVMLLAACAGVYSALRAPAEPTRVRDETSERG, encoded by the coding sequence ATGATCGTCCGCAAAGGTGAGGGCCACCGTCCCGGCTACGCCGCGGCAGCCGTGGTGTTCGCGATCGGCATGGCCGGCACGACCCTGCCCACGCCGCTGTACGGGCTCTACCAGCAAAAGATCGGCTTCTCCGAGCTGATGGTGACCGTGGTCTTCGCCGTGTACGCCGTCGCCGTGATCGCGGTGCTGCTCCTCGTGGGCAACTACTCCGACGACGTCGGGCGCCGGCCCGTCCTGCTGTGCGCCATGGCGCTGTCCGCCGCCAGCGCCGGATGCTTTCTGCTGGAGACCGGCCTCCCGCTGCTCTTCGCCGGACGGCTCCTCTCCGGATTCGCGGCCGGACTGCTCAGCGGCGCTGCGACCGCCGCGATCATCGAACTCGCCGGACCAGGACAACGGGCCCGGGCGGGCTTCGCCGCCACCGCGGCGAACATGGGCGGTCTCGGCTGCGGCCCGCTGCTGTCCGGGATCCTCGCCCAGTACGCGGCGCGCCCCCTCGAGCTGGTCTTCTGGGTCCACATCGGGCTGGTCGCCGTCGCCGCCGTGATCATCCGCTTCCTCCCGGAGACCGTCGAGCACCCGAAACGGCTTCCCCCGCTGAAGCCCCGAGGAGTCTTTGTGCCGAACGAGGTGAAAGGAGTGTTCGCCCCCGCCTCCGTCGCGGCGTTCGCCGGCTTCTCCCTCCTCGGCCTGTTCACCGCCCTCGCCCCCAGCTTCGTGGCCCGGACACTCGACGTGCACAACCTCGCCGTCACGGGAGCGGTCGTGTTCTCCGTCTTCCTCGCCTCCACCGTGGGGCAGTCGCTGAGCGATCGCATCGGCTCCCGCCGGGCCCTGCCCGCCGGCTGCGCGGTCCTCATCGTCGGCCTTCTGCTGGTCGCCTGGTCCCTGATCGCCGAGTCCCTCGCCGTGCTCGTGGCCGGCGCCCTGTGCGGAGGCGCGGGCCAGGGGCTGGCGTTCCGGGCGGCCCTGTCGCTGGTGAGCGGGGCGGCGCCCGCCGCACACCGCGGCGGCACCATCTCGGCGTTCTTCGTCGTCGCCTACACCGGCATCTCACTGCCCGTGGTGGGCGTGGGCGCCGCGGCCCGGTTGTGGGACCTGCGCACCGCCGGCCTGGTCTTCGCCGGCTGCGTGATGCTGCTCGCCGCGTGCGCCGGGGTCTACTCGGCCCTGAGAGCGCCGGCCGAACCCACCCGGGTCCGCGACGAAACCAGTGAGCGCGGGTGA
- a CDS encoding PadR family transcriptional regulator, translating into MREFQRGAVRLHILHHAAEEEIHGAWMTEELASHGYRISPGTLYPTLHRLEADGLLVSEQRVVDGRARRVYRATEAGRRALAEDRRALRELAREVLGDDAP; encoded by the coding sequence GTGCGGGAGTTCCAGCGGGGTGCGGTGCGGCTGCACATCCTGCATCACGCGGCCGAGGAGGAGATCCACGGTGCGTGGATGACCGAGGAACTGGCCTCCCACGGCTACCGGATCAGCCCCGGCACCCTGTATCCGACGCTGCACCGGCTGGAGGCGGACGGGCTGCTGGTCTCCGAGCAGCGGGTGGTCGACGGCCGCGCCCGGCGCGTCTACAGGGCGACCGAAGCGGGGAGGCGGGCCCTCGCCGAGGACCGCCGGGCACTCAGGGAACTCGCCCGCGAGGTCCTCGGCGACGACGCCCCGTAG
- a CDS encoding pyridoxamine 5'-phosphate oxidase family protein, protein MPTGPAQQPTAELDARYSSALTPRPGAAGVTATEWAEAQRQLEAAEIFWVSTVRPDGRLHVTPVIAAWHDGVLYFSTGPGEQKAKNLSHDVHCALTTGGNALTEGFDLVIEGKAERVTDPALLEEVIAAHEAKYGPHITSPEGTFHGIGDSFRSGDAVLFAVAPTTAYGFGRDNGVYSHTRWVF, encoded by the coding sequence ATGCCCACAGGACCGGCACAGCAGCCCACGGCCGAGCTCGACGCCCGCTACAGCTCCGCGCTCACCCCTCGCCCCGGTGCCGCGGGGGTCACCGCCACCGAGTGGGCGGAGGCACAAAGGCAGTTGGAGGCCGCCGAGATCTTCTGGGTGTCCACGGTGCGGCCCGACGGCCGGCTGCATGTCACGCCCGTGATCGCCGCGTGGCACGACGGGGTGCTGTACTTCTCGACCGGCCCGGGAGAGCAGAAGGCGAAGAACCTCTCTCATGACGTGCACTGCGCGCTGACCACCGGGGGGAACGCGCTCACCGAAGGGTTCGACCTCGTGATCGAGGGCAAGGCGGAGCGGGTCACCGATCCGGCGCTGCTGGAGGAGGTGATCGCGGCGCACGAGGCGAAGTACGGGCCGCACATCACCTCGCCAGAAGGCACGTTCCACGGGATCGGGGATTCGTTCCGGAGCGGGGACGCGGTGTTGTTCGCGGTGGCGCCGACCACGGCGTACGGCTTCGGCCGCGACAACGGGGTCTACAGCCATACGCGGTGGGTGTTCTGA
- a CDS encoding tautomerase family protein, which translates to MPMIRLTVPTGALTGQGRATVQRDLAAVLLRWEGAPDTAFFRAQAWSYLTELPGGAQVTAEDDAPRFLVEVTVPQGALSERRKAGLAREATATVLAAAGLSPAEAPRVWVLVNEQPDGTWGAGGSVVRYADLVALAKGRQADA; encoded by the coding sequence ATGCCGATGATCCGGTTGACCGTCCCGACCGGTGCCCTGACCGGTCAGGGGCGCGCGACGGTCCAAAGGGACCTCGCCGCCGTGCTGCTGCGGTGGGAGGGGGCGCCCGACACGGCCTTCTTCCGGGCCCAGGCGTGGAGCTACCTGACCGAGCTGCCCGGGGGCGCGCAGGTGACGGCCGAGGACGACGCGCCCCGTTTCCTCGTCGAGGTGACGGTGCCTCAGGGAGCGCTGTCCGAGCGGCGCAAGGCCGGACTGGCCCGGGAAGCCACCGCCACCGTGCTCGCCGCCGCCGGGCTCTCCCCGGCCGAGGCGCCGCGCGTGTGGGTGCTGGTGAACGAGCAGCCGGACGGCACCTGGGGCGCGGGCGGCTCCGTCGTCCGGTACGCCGACCTGGTGGCACTGGCGAAGGGGCGGCAGGCCGATGCGTGA